One genomic region from Augochlora pura isolate Apur16 chromosome 7, APUR_v2.2.1, whole genome shotgun sequence encodes:
- the LOC144472345 gene encoding metaxin-1 isoform X8, whose translation MEELELDVWKNDWGLPSVDVECLQVLAYAKFNGIPIKVNTSGNPYNTPHGRLPVLRTNDRKFDTVKEIILYFQEKQWNSETELNATECALILAYNELLKEKLLPALQFIWWIDKKNVDELIRPWYSKALPFPLNFYYPGKFERQSRALFECLYPTEDNITDIENKVYSEARKCLTLLSTRLEDSKHYFFGDKPTMIDAILYSYLAPLLKISLPNSALQNHLKACTNLVKYVSRISQKYFEKDCQEYEQRKAEENSNKVRRDSETDFPNKRRNQFFAGIFATLAMAAYAISTGIVQVT comes from the exons GCTTATGCTAAATTTAATGGTATACCTATAAAAGTAAATACTTCTGGCAACCCTTACAATACACCACATGGTCGGTTACCTGTATTGCGTAcaaatgatagaaaatttgatacggttaaagaaataatactttattttcaagAGAAACAATGGAACTCAGAAACTGAATTGAATGCAACCGAGTGCGCGCTTATTTTGGCATATAATGAATTACTAAAAGAAAAGTTGCTTCCGgctttacaatttatttg GTggatagataaaaaaaatgtagatGAATTAATAAGACCATGGTATAGTAAAGCACTGCCTTTTCcgctaaatttttattatcccgGGAAATTTGAACGACAGTCACGTGCTTTGTTTGAGTGTTTGTATCCTACTGAAGATAATATTACTGACATAGAAAATAAG GTATACTCCGAAGCAAGAAAATGCCTGACGCTTTTATCTACAAGACTTGAAGATTCGAAACACTACTTTTTTGGAGATAAACCGACTATGATAgatgctattttatattcgtatttGGCGCCGCtgctaaaaatttctttaccAAATTCCGCCTTACAAAACCATTTGAAGGCCTGTACGAATTTAGTGAAATATGTGTCGCGTATATCGCAAAAGTACTTCGAAAAAGACTGTCAAGAGTACGAGCAACGTAAAGCCGAAGAGAATTCAAACAAAGTGAGGAGAGATTCAGAAACTGATTTTCCTAATAAGaggagaaatcaattttttgctGGAATTTTTGCGACTTTGGCAATGGCAGCTTATGCTATTTCAACTGGGATAGTTcag GTCACATGA
- the LOC144472345 gene encoding metaxin-1 isoform X6 — translation MEELELDVWKNDWGLPSVDVECLQVLAYAKFNGIPIKVNTSGNPYNTPHGRLPVLRTNDRKFDTVKEIILYFQEKQWNSETELNATECALILAYNELLKEKLLPALQFIWWIDKKNVDELIRPWYSKALPFPLNFYYPGKFERQSRALFECLYPTEDNITDIENKVYSEARKCLTLLSTRLEDSKHYFFGDKPTMIDAILYSYLAPLLKISLPNSALQNHLKACTNLVKYVSRISQKYFEKDCQEYEQRKAEENSNKVRRDSETDFPNKRRNQFFAGIFATLAMAAYAISTGIVQQGDP, via the exons GCTTATGCTAAATTTAATGGTATACCTATAAAAGTAAATACTTCTGGCAACCCTTACAATACACCACATGGTCGGTTACCTGTATTGCGTAcaaatgatagaaaatttgatacggttaaagaaataatactttattttcaagAGAAACAATGGAACTCAGAAACTGAATTGAATGCAACCGAGTGCGCGCTTATTTTGGCATATAATGAATTACTAAAAGAAAAGTTGCTTCCGgctttacaatttatttg GTggatagataaaaaaaatgtagatGAATTAATAAGACCATGGTATAGTAAAGCACTGCCTTTTCcgctaaatttttattatcccgGGAAATTTGAACGACAGTCACGTGCTTTGTTTGAGTGTTTGTATCCTACTGAAGATAATATTACTGACATAGAAAATAAG GTATACTCCGAAGCAAGAAAATGCCTGACGCTTTTATCTACAAGACTTGAAGATTCGAAACACTACTTTTTTGGAGATAAACCGACTATGATAgatgctattttatattcgtatttGGCGCCGCtgctaaaaatttctttaccAAATTCCGCCTTACAAAACCATTTGAAGGCCTGTACGAATTTAGTGAAATATGTGTCGCGTATATCGCAAAAGTACTTCGAAAAAGACTGTCAAGAGTACGAGCAACGTAAAGCCGAAGAGAATTCAAACAAAGTGAGGAGAGATTCAGAAACTGATTTTCCTAATAAGaggagaaatcaattttttgctGGAATTTTTGCGACTTTGGCAATGGCAGCTTATGCTATTTCAACTGGGATAGTTcag CAGGGTGAcccataa
- the LOC144472345 gene encoding metaxin-1 isoform X9, whose protein sequence is MEELELDVWKNDWGLPSVDVECLQVLAYAKFNGIPIKVNTSGNPYNTPHGRLPVLRTNDRKFDTVKEIILYFQEKQWNSETELNATECALILAYNELLKEKLLPALQFIWWIDKKNVDELIRPWYSKALPFPLNFYYPGKFERQSRALFECLYPTEDNITDIENKVYSEARKCLTLLSTRLEDSKHYFFGDKPTMIDAILYSYLAPLLKISLPNSALQNHLKACTNLVKYVSRISQKYFEKDCQEYEQRKAEENSNKVRRDSETDFPNKRRNQFFAGIFATLAMAAYAISTGIVQ, encoded by the exons GCTTATGCTAAATTTAATGGTATACCTATAAAAGTAAATACTTCTGGCAACCCTTACAATACACCACATGGTCGGTTACCTGTATTGCGTAcaaatgatagaaaatttgatacggttaaagaaataatactttattttcaagAGAAACAATGGAACTCAGAAACTGAATTGAATGCAACCGAGTGCGCGCTTATTTTGGCATATAATGAATTACTAAAAGAAAAGTTGCTTCCGgctttacaatttatttg GTggatagataaaaaaaatgtagatGAATTAATAAGACCATGGTATAGTAAAGCACTGCCTTTTCcgctaaatttttattatcccgGGAAATTTGAACGACAGTCACGTGCTTTGTTTGAGTGTTTGTATCCTACTGAAGATAATATTACTGACATAGAAAATAAG GTATACTCCGAAGCAAGAAAATGCCTGACGCTTTTATCTACAAGACTTGAAGATTCGAAACACTACTTTTTTGGAGATAAACCGACTATGATAgatgctattttatattcgtatttGGCGCCGCtgctaaaaatttctttaccAAATTCCGCCTTACAAAACCATTTGAAGGCCTGTACGAATTTAGTGAAATATGTGTCGCGTATATCGCAAAAGTACTTCGAAAAAGACTGTCAAGAGTACGAGCAACGTAAAGCCGAAGAGAATTCAAACAAAGTGAGGAGAGATTCAGAAACTGATTTTCCTAATAAGaggagaaatcaattttttgctGGAATTTTTGCGACTTTGGCAATGGCAGCTTATGCTATTTCAACTGGGATAGTTcag TAG
- the LOC144472345 gene encoding metaxin-1 isoform X7: MEELELDVWKNDWGLPSVDVECLQVLAYAKFNGIPIKVNTSGNPYNTPHGRLPVLRTNDRKFDTVKEIILYFQEKQWNSETELNATECALILAYNELLKEKLLPALQFIWWIDKKNVDELIRPWYSKALPFPLNFYYPGKFERQSRALFECLYPTEDNITDIENKVYSEARKCLTLLSTRLEDSKHYFFGDKPTMIDAILYSYLAPLLKISLPNSALQNHLKACTNLVKYVSRISQKYFEKDCQEYEQRKAEENSNKVRRDSETDFPNKRRNQFFAGIFATLAMAAYAISTGIVQGDP, from the exons GCTTATGCTAAATTTAATGGTATACCTATAAAAGTAAATACTTCTGGCAACCCTTACAATACACCACATGGTCGGTTACCTGTATTGCGTAcaaatgatagaaaatttgatacggttaaagaaataatactttattttcaagAGAAACAATGGAACTCAGAAACTGAATTGAATGCAACCGAGTGCGCGCTTATTTTGGCATATAATGAATTACTAAAAGAAAAGTTGCTTCCGgctttacaatttatttg GTggatagataaaaaaaatgtagatGAATTAATAAGACCATGGTATAGTAAAGCACTGCCTTTTCcgctaaatttttattatcccgGGAAATTTGAACGACAGTCACGTGCTTTGTTTGAGTGTTTGTATCCTACTGAAGATAATATTACTGACATAGAAAATAAG GTATACTCCGAAGCAAGAAAATGCCTGACGCTTTTATCTACAAGACTTGAAGATTCGAAACACTACTTTTTTGGAGATAAACCGACTATGATAgatgctattttatattcgtatttGGCGCCGCtgctaaaaatttctttaccAAATTCCGCCTTACAAAACCATTTGAAGGCCTGTACGAATTTAGTGAAATATGTGTCGCGTATATCGCAAAAGTACTTCGAAAAAGACTGTCAAGAGTACGAGCAACGTAAAGCCGAAGAGAATTCAAACAAAGTGAGGAGAGATTCAGAAACTGATTTTCCTAATAAGaggagaaatcaattttttgctGGAATTTTTGCGACTTTGGCAATGGCAGCTTATGCTATTTCAACTGGGATAGTTcag GGTGAcccataa